A window of Haliscomenobacter hydrossis DSM 1100 contains these coding sequences:
- a CDS encoding thiol-activated cytolysin family protein translates to MKKLHITSLFLMFGLCLMSFHLSAQNPPVVKNAKTGAVIKLGPMPVAVFPVKNPNGTPIASKTFNFPGGAVRNISLYKTPLSKPFALRKGAVVNIQDQDPTSTCVNLPINAESGNFEMANFAPTDFIFPGSVVDGMSIPSGEYRQIAAPRNPMAMAISLTNGGVAPVSAVVNTPNVASVREAINQLTAQANFSQGVEVGETRIETVYSSEDVALVMDVHARSLMGSIGSSVSYTTDANKLTLVKIIRQRYYSVDVVPPAISQDFFADPNTAISPNWTYISSVKYGRIGILVMTFESKSQQIEASLETKLRGLIGSVSGSIDSEIANKFKSINVQTFQFGGPPMNIAGGSMASLAAVQEIFQRFDNWTKKPVNNPQPIAYSLRFVQYENGGPAIASLQSTLNYNARRCVEFRPKLEVTLKEIKCIRADDGDGGSGEDIYCMLTSKAFTGDGVQRVNALFNQPEVVLNLKDCATRSINTGGSYLVPNATRLYDIPSDDRYFRVTIGGDIDEDDNCGVTNTGSDDEYNDEGGVRTQRTIEYKDIGTNLTTVVFDHKSGNSHIQQVWTLRKVYQ, encoded by the coding sequence ATGAAAAAGCTACACATTACCTCTTTGTTTCTCATGTTTGGACTCTGTTTGATGTCATTCCATCTATCTGCCCAGAACCCGCCAGTTGTAAAAAATGCCAAAACGGGTGCGGTCATTAAACTCGGACCTATGCCCGTAGCGGTCTTTCCAGTAAAAAACCCCAATGGAACGCCCATCGCTTCCAAAACATTTAATTTCCCGGGAGGAGCTGTACGCAACATTAGCCTCTATAAAACACCTTTGAGCAAACCATTTGCCCTGCGAAAAGGTGCTGTAGTCAATATTCAAGACCAAGACCCGACCAGTACCTGTGTCAATTTACCAATTAATGCAGAATCCGGTAACTTTGAAATGGCCAATTTTGCCCCTACCGATTTTATTTTTCCAGGTAGTGTAGTAGACGGGATGAGCATTCCAAGTGGTGAATACCGCCAAATCGCTGCGCCCAGAAACCCTATGGCTATGGCCATTAGCTTAACCAATGGTGGCGTCGCACCAGTAAGTGCAGTGGTCAACACGCCCAATGTAGCCAGCGTTAGAGAGGCCATCAATCAACTGACTGCCCAAGCCAATTTCAGCCAGGGGGTAGAAGTAGGGGAAACCAGGATAGAGACCGTTTATTCATCTGAAGATGTAGCCTTGGTTATGGACGTTCATGCGCGCAGTTTGATGGGAAGCATCGGCAGTTCAGTTTCGTATACCACCGATGCCAATAAGTTAACCCTTGTAAAGATCATTAGACAACGTTACTACAGCGTTGACGTAGTACCTCCTGCCATTTCTCAGGATTTTTTTGCCGATCCAAACACGGCCATCTCACCAAATTGGACCTACATCAGTTCGGTTAAGTATGGTCGAATTGGGATTTTAGTGATGACTTTTGAATCAAAAAGCCAACAAATCGAAGCCAGTTTAGAAACCAAACTGCGGGGATTAATTGGTAGTGTTTCTGGTTCTATTGACTCAGAAATCGCCAACAAATTCAAGAGCATCAATGTTCAAACCTTTCAGTTTGGTGGCCCGCCCATGAATATTGCTGGAGGCTCGATGGCCAGTCTAGCCGCAGTTCAAGAGATTTTCCAGCGATTTGACAACTGGACAAAAAAGCCCGTAAACAACCCTCAACCGATCGCGTATTCCCTGCGCTTTGTACAATATGAAAATGGTGGGCCAGCGATCGCTAGTTTACAATCAACCCTAAACTATAATGCACGCCGCTGTGTAGAATTCCGCCCAAAATTAGAAGTTACACTCAAAGAAATCAAGTGCATCAGAGCTGATGATGGCGATGGTGGATCGGGCGAAGACATCTACTGTATGTTGACCAGTAAAGCATTTACAGGCGATGGAGTTCAGCGGGTGAATGCCTTGTTCAACCAGCCGGAAGTAGTACTGAACCTTAAAGATTGTGCCACCCGCTCGATCAACACGGGCGGATCTTATCTGGTGCCCAATGCTACACGCCTCTATGATATACCCAGTGATGATCGATACTTTAGGGTTACGATTGGTGGAGACATTGACGAAGATGACAACTGCGGCGTGACAAATACGGGCAGTGATGATGAATACAATGATGAGGGCGGGGTACGTACCCAAAGAACCATTGAATACAAAGACATCGGCACCAATTTAACCACGGTTGTTTTTGACCACAAAAGTGGTAATTCACACATTCAACAAGTGTGGACCCTGCGAAAAGTATACCAATAA
- a CDS encoding sensor histidine kinase, whose product MEKRRRIYAGKNMVLMLMGCLSMWGIRPVESLAQSGSITPSSTLSIEQKINAYWALIEKELDSDLSRAKIHLAEVNPLVKQLNRDISWGRYYQLKGKIADRSLNIEYALKSLITAAEYFQKARKYTHQSNVYLDLGNIFQRQWNHQKALEYYHLGINTLQKQTLPNIPLRVELYTHIGRCNLEMKKYFLASEALMKGEALAKKANLPFDLCDILYATGQNQEAQKKYRAALIALKSAYTIATTNHFDNLKMDILGDLSRVSLLLDSIEKAKIYGVKKKETALQLRDSNAVNCGNCLIAQAFFSENKLDSALWYNTMALDGALFKGRDTTERDIWVQRANILTQQNKPFEALQALEKAQALEDSIASGAQKLKAERLRQEMTIRRAVRELEEVFEDKFRRERFIRYAMLLTVFLAALISLFLLFKIQIRQKANRQLKQQNAQIEDQKNQLEQLSQVKDQLFAVISHDLRSPLWAIQAVLDTLNEPDLAPSDRRRWLELLHQQTAKTSVMLENLLYWAKIQMNSYQPSKKEFKLQPIVAELSEAVQLIFLEKTVLINNKIHPDFTLYSDPGMIRMALRNILANAVKFSHAGQAVEIRAHQEHHECAIQIQDYGIGMNPEQLDKALKGQLSRFGTKGEVGSGMGLSLVKQFIENQGGKLLGECTTNQGCTFTIILPLKQT is encoded by the coding sequence GTGGAGAAACGACGGCGCATTTATGCCGGCAAAAATATGGTATTGATGCTAATGGGCTGCTTGAGTATGTGGGGCATAAGACCCGTTGAGTCATTGGCCCAATCAGGATCGATTACACCATCCTCGACCTTGTCTATCGAACAAAAAATCAATGCTTATTGGGCTTTAATTGAAAAAGAACTTGACTCCGATCTCAGCCGGGCTAAAATTCACCTTGCTGAAGTAAATCCCTTGGTAAAGCAGTTGAATCGTGACATTAGCTGGGGAAGATATTACCAGCTAAAGGGCAAAATTGCCGACCGCAGCCTCAATATAGAATATGCTTTAAAAAGCCTCATCACCGCAGCAGAATATTTTCAAAAAGCCCGCAAGTATACCCATCAAAGCAACGTATACCTCGACTTGGGCAACATTTTTCAACGCCAGTGGAATCACCAAAAAGCACTAGAATATTACCATTTGGGAATCAATACATTGCAGAAACAGACTTTACCAAACATCCCCCTTCGAGTTGAATTATATACCCATATTGGCCGCTGCAACTTGGAAATGAAAAAGTATTTTCTGGCCTCGGAAGCGCTGATGAAAGGGGAAGCTTTGGCCAAAAAAGCCAACCTCCCCTTCGATTTGTGCGACATTCTATACGCCACCGGACAAAATCAAGAAGCGCAAAAAAAATACCGCGCTGCCCTGATTGCCTTAAAAAGTGCCTATACAATTGCCACCACAAACCATTTTGACAACCTGAAAATGGATATTTTGGGTGACCTCAGCCGGGTGAGTTTGCTCCTGGACAGCATCGAAAAGGCTAAAATATATGGCGTAAAGAAAAAAGAAACTGCCCTCCAACTCCGGGACTCCAATGCGGTAAACTGCGGTAATTGCCTCATCGCCCAAGCTTTTTTTAGCGAAAATAAACTGGATTCAGCATTGTGGTACAATACGATGGCCTTAGATGGAGCACTTTTCAAAGGTCGGGATACCACCGAGCGAGACATTTGGGTTCAGCGGGCCAATATTTTAACCCAACAAAATAAACCCTTCGAGGCATTGCAAGCCCTGGAAAAAGCGCAAGCGCTGGAAGACAGCATTGCCAGTGGTGCACAAAAATTAAAAGCGGAACGTTTGCGGCAGGAAATGACCATTCGCCGGGCGGTAAGGGAATTAGAAGAGGTTTTTGAAGATAAATTCCGAAGAGAACGTTTTATTCGTTACGCCATGTTATTGACCGTATTTCTGGCCGCTTTAATCAGCCTTTTTCTTTTGTTTAAAATTCAAATCCGCCAAAAAGCCAACCGTCAGCTCAAACAGCAAAATGCCCAAATTGAAGACCAAAAGAACCAGCTGGAGCAACTCAGTCAAGTCAAAGATCAGCTCTTTGCCGTAATTTCTCATGATTTGCGTTCTCCGCTTTGGGCCATCCAGGCCGTACTAGACACCCTCAATGAACCGGATCTTGCCCCCTCTGACCGAAGGCGCTGGCTAGAACTCTTGCACCAACAAACGGCCAAAACCAGCGTAATGCTCGAAAACCTCTTGTACTGGGCCAAAATACAAATGAACAGCTATCAACCCAGCAAAAAAGAGTTCAAACTCCAACCGATTGTAGCCGAACTCAGTGAAGCCGTTCAACTTATTTTTTTGGAAAAAACAGTGCTCATTAACAATAAAATCCATCCCGATTTTACCTTGTACAGTGATCCAGGAATGATCAGGATGGCCCTGCGCAACATACTGGCCAATGCGGTGAAATTTTCACATGCCGGACAAGCCGTAGAAATCCGCGCCCATCAGGAACACCATGAATGTGCCATCCAAATCCAAGATTATGGCATCGGAATGAACCCTGAACAACTCGATAAAGCCCTCAAAGGCCAATTGTCACGCTTTGGCACCAAAGGGGAAGTGGGCTCGGGAATGGGTCTTTCTCTGGTAAAGCAATTTATTGAAAATCAAGGCGGAAAACTCTTGGGAGAGTGTACAACCAATCAAGGCTGTACCTTTACCATCATTTTACCCCTTAAACAAACTTAG
- a CDS encoding tetratricopeptide repeat-containing sensor histidine kinase: MLDLHDQLMYSNFAEAYAYNNQALNLAQNLNDKVLMSRAFGNKGNEYFDEADLDKALYYYLKSSDLIDIEEQPLIMALNFSNMANVFALKGDYPTSMEYAYRAIALCKKSPTGLNLKCHTRANLAESYVSLQQFEKAEYLLKLNVKELKTIVSPTVKAMTLSNLGTVYRHKKKNDIAINYIQGALQETEPFGLNYFIASACANLSDLYLLDNRPKLGLPFARRAHHLSMLNEDAQVQTIACRNMARIFLHLGQLDSAHHYVKYALSIAQNKGIQTLQPLVLRTYSAVLKKLKQYQPSLEALKQARMISDSIFSDDTKAESTNRLEAFSVLEAQQNLDQYYAGRLNKVKWWKYIMMITVGLVFLIGLGIYSLYRQRQAANKILTQKGIDIDTQRKLLLDLNQIKDQLFAAIARDLRAPLQSIQSVLANLNQSSKSFTQSQESVILVQLHQQTVRTITLMEDLLFTARVQMQYYQPLRQEFQLKSLTDELDKNLRLLNDGSLAPIIYHIPEDLYLYGDLTMLKMALRNLFLIMVHRPDQLAFPISLSAWRTEEGVTIRLADVQEIDAVARLTQNLTYSKPYWDISLIKTFIESYGGKLNACPEGKGYDIVVPGLA, translated from the coding sequence TTGCTTGATTTACACGACCAGCTCATGTACTCCAACTTTGCCGAGGCCTATGCTTACAATAATCAAGCGCTAAATCTAGCGCAAAACTTAAACGATAAGGTGTTGATGTCCCGAGCCTTTGGAAACAAAGGCAACGAGTATTTTGATGAAGCTGACCTGGATAAGGCCCTTTATTACTACCTCAAATCCAGTGACTTGATCGACATCGAAGAACAACCCTTGATCATGGCCCTGAATTTTTCAAATATGGCCAATGTTTTTGCATTGAAAGGAGATTATCCAACCTCCATGGAATATGCTTACCGCGCCATAGCCTTATGCAAAAAAAGCCCCACCGGATTGAACCTCAAATGCCATACCCGCGCCAATCTAGCGGAATCTTATGTTTCACTCCAACAATTTGAAAAAGCAGAATATCTGTTAAAACTGAATGTTAAAGAGCTAAAAACGATTGTTTCTCCTACCGTAAAAGCGATGACCTTGAGCAACCTGGGTACCGTATATCGCCACAAAAAAAAGAATGATATAGCGATCAATTATATACAAGGTGCACTACAGGAAACCGAACCTTTTGGTTTGAACTATTTCATCGCCAGTGCCTGTGCCAATCTGAGTGATCTTTATCTGCTCGACAATCGCCCCAAACTTGGTCTTCCTTTTGCACGCAGGGCACATCACCTCAGTATGTTGAATGAAGATGCGCAGGTACAAACCATAGCCTGTCGAAATATGGCGCGCATTTTTTTACATTTGGGACAGCTCGACTCGGCCCACCATTACGTCAAATATGCCTTGTCCATTGCCCAAAATAAGGGAATTCAGACCCTGCAACCATTGGTGTTGCGCACCTATTCTGCGGTGCTAAAAAAGCTCAAACAGTACCAGCCCAGCCTCGAGGCCCTGAAACAAGCCCGCATGATCAGCGACAGCATTTTTTCAGACGACACCAAAGCCGAATCGACCAATCGACTGGAAGCATTCTCTGTGCTGGAAGCCCAACAAAACCTGGATCAGTATTATGCAGGTCGACTGAACAAAGTAAAATGGTGGAAGTACATCATGATGATTACGGTGGGGTTGGTCTTCCTCATCGGGCTGGGCATCTATTCGCTTTATCGACAACGCCAGGCCGCTAATAAAATACTCACCCAGAAAGGGATAGACATCGACACCCAAAGAAAACTACTGCTGGACCTCAATCAAATCAAAGATCAACTCTTTGCCGCTATTGCGCGCGATTTGAGGGCACCCCTGCAAAGCATTCAAAGTGTTTTGGCCAATTTAAACCAAAGCTCGAAGTCCTTTACGCAATCCCAGGAATCAGTTATTTTAGTCCAATTGCACCAACAAACCGTGCGTACCATTACCTTGATGGAGGATTTACTGTTCACCGCACGGGTACAAATGCAATACTACCAACCCTTGCGCCAGGAATTTCAACTCAAATCCCTGACCGATGAGCTGGACAAGAACTTACGCCTCCTGAACGATGGTTCATTGGCACCCATCATTTATCACATTCCTGAAGATTTGTACTTGTATGGCGATCTGACCATGCTCAAAATGGCCCTGCGCAACTTGTTTTTAATCATGGTGCATCGCCCTGATCAACTAGCATTTCCAATTAGTTTAAGCGCCTGGAGAACCGAGGAAGGGGTCACCATCCGGCTTGCTGATGTACAGGAAATTGATGCTGTCGCAAGACTGACACAAAACCTAACTTATTCCAAACCCTATTGGGACATTTCTTTGATCAAAACCTTCATCGAAAGTTATGGAGGAAAACTGAATGCTTGTCCGGAGGGAAAAGGGTACGACATCGTGGTGCCTGGTCTTGCATGA
- a CDS encoding DUF3667 domain-containing protein: MEEIDATIKKCYNCAEALPQHAKYCLRCGQKHSKGLVTLPQLFAELVDAVFNIDSKLYRTLLHIFIPGKLTQEYFKGRQVRYVSPLRFFFFWGVVAFALMASLGGNLINLQENMDSSSRLGKAYAEKFNVTFDSVASVLNQEIRINKSASILLDSLRHRLQVGKKDSSQLGYFLLKDGAFSPQSLVLSNADVFTLDAASICNKYKVEGSLSRFQVQQGVKLIRDPEGYSKFVLGSFTWMLLVMLFAVALALKFIYIRRKRYYVEHLIFSMHCHAFTLMLIAIGLIFKVKEGAFWGAISLAVGLYLWLAMKRFYGQRWGKTSLKFFLATSAYLFIFVFALGITSLIGIALF, translated from the coding sequence ATGGAAGAAATAGATGCAACGATAAAGAAATGTTACAACTGTGCAGAAGCTTTACCTCAACATGCAAAATATTGCTTGCGCTGTGGACAAAAACACAGCAAGGGTTTGGTGACCTTGCCTCAACTTTTCGCCGAATTGGTTGACGCTGTATTCAACATTGATTCCAAATTATACCGCACTTTGTTGCATATTTTTATCCCGGGCAAGTTGACACAAGAATATTTTAAGGGTCGGCAAGTGCGTTACGTAAGTCCACTGCGTTTTTTCTTTTTTTGGGGGGTGGTCGCGTTTGCATTGATGGCCAGTTTAGGGGGAAATCTGATTAATCTTCAGGAAAATATGGATTCCAGCTCTAGGCTTGGTAAGGCTTACGCTGAAAAATTCAACGTGACTTTTGATTCTGTGGCCAGTGTATTAAACCAGGAAATTAGGATCAATAAAAGTGCTAGTATTTTGTTGGATTCTTTGCGGCATCGTTTGCAGGTGGGCAAGAAAGATTCAAGCCAACTGGGCTACTTTTTACTCAAAGATGGGGCTTTTTCGCCTCAATCGCTTGTCCTTTCCAATGCCGATGTATTTACCCTTGATGCGGCTAGCATTTGCAACAAATACAAGGTGGAGGGTAGTCTATCACGCTTTCAGGTACAGCAGGGGGTCAAATTGATTCGAGACCCTGAAGGCTACTCCAAATTCGTACTGGGCAGTTTTACCTGGATGCTGCTCGTGATGTTGTTTGCCGTGGCACTAGCCTTGAAATTCATCTACATTCGTCGGAAAAGGTACTATGTCGAGCACCTGATTTTTTCCATGCATTGCCATGCTTTTACCCTCATGCTGATCGCCATTGGATTGATTTTCAAGGTAAAAGAAGGCGCTTTTTGGGGCGCTATTTCATTGGCAGTTGGACTGTACTTGTGGTTGGCGATGAAGCGATTTTATGGCCAGCGCTGGGGTAAAACGTCCCTGAAATTTTTCCTGGCAACTTCGGCCTACTTGTTCATTTTTGTCTTTGCGCTGGGCATCACTTCCCTCATTGGCATCGCATTGTTTTGA
- the gatB gene encoding Asp-tRNA(Asn)/Glu-tRNA(Gln) amidotransferase subunit GatB, with protein sequence MANTAYETIIGLEVHVQLATASKAFCADDASFGGEPNTQVSSISLGHPGTLPKANGRQIEFATRLGLALGCHINATNTFDRKNYFYADLPKGYQITQDKQPICVGGELPIKLGNSWKTIRIHHIHMEEDAGKSIHTMSPRHSFIDLNRAGVPLVEIVTEPDLRSGEEVDAFMTAMRQLVRYLEVSDGNMEQGSLRCDVNISIREQGATMLNDRCEVKNVNSMKFARQAIDYEVQRQIGLVESGGKIKQQTLNFDPNTGVTSPLREKEDAHDYRYFPEPDLPPIVLSHAYIEAVKNGLPALPQAMYTHLTTEYQLSDYDASILMEEKNTGVFYLSLVQHTKNYKSAANLVINRILPWCQEQRQSLSNFPLDAQQLAALIQLIEEGKISNTAAYQNLFPAMLANPQQAPMALAESLNLLQNSDGDFLQKIAEEILAQFPDKVKEYQKGKKGLIGFFMGELMKRSKGKADPKVATGILEGILTGTEKK encoded by the coding sequence ATGGCCAATACCGCCTATGAAACCATCATCGGCTTGGAAGTACACGTTCAATTGGCAACCGCCAGCAAAGCATTTTGTGCTGACGATGCCAGCTTTGGGGGTGAGCCCAATACGCAGGTTAGTTCCATTTCACTGGGACATCCGGGGACTTTGCCCAAAGCCAATGGTCGGCAAATTGAGTTTGCCACACGGCTTGGCCTGGCTTTAGGCTGTCACATCAACGCGACCAATACCTTTGACCGCAAAAATTATTTTTACGCGGATCTGCCCAAAGGTTATCAAATTACCCAGGACAAGCAGCCGATTTGTGTTGGTGGAGAATTACCCATCAAGTTGGGCAATTCCTGGAAAACCATTCGGATTCACCACATCCACATGGAGGAAGACGCGGGTAAATCCATTCATACCATGTCGCCTCGTCACTCCTTCATCGATTTGAACCGTGCCGGGGTACCACTTGTGGAAATTGTGACCGAGCCGGATTTGCGTTCAGGTGAAGAGGTAGATGCGTTCATGACGGCCATGCGGCAGTTGGTGCGGTATCTGGAAGTTTCAGATGGCAATATGGAACAAGGTTCATTGCGCTGTGATGTAAACATCTCGATCCGGGAGCAAGGGGCCACCATGTTGAACGACCGCTGTGAGGTGAAAAACGTCAATTCGATGAAATTTGCCCGACAGGCCATCGATTATGAGGTGCAACGGCAAATTGGATTGGTGGAGTCGGGCGGAAAAATCAAACAACAAACCCTCAATTTTGATCCCAATACCGGCGTAACTTCCCCCTTGCGGGAAAAAGAAGACGCCCATGATTACCGCTATTTTCCGGAACCTGATCTGCCGCCCATCGTTTTATCCCATGCGTATATTGAAGCCGTAAAAAATGGACTACCAGCGCTGCCACAGGCCATGTACACGCACTTGACTACCGAGTATCAGCTATCCGATTACGATGCTTCCATTTTGATGGAGGAAAAAAATACTGGCGTGTTTTACCTCAGTTTGGTACAACACACCAAAAATTATAAATCCGCGGCCAATTTGGTCATCAACCGCATTTTGCCCTGGTGTCAGGAACAACGCCAGTCGCTGAGCAACTTCCCATTGGATGCCCAACAATTGGCGGCCTTGATCCAACTGATTGAGGAGGGTAAAATCAGCAATACTGCGGCTTACCAAAACCTATTTCCGGCCATGCTGGCCAATCCTCAGCAGGCTCCAATGGCCCTGGCCGAATCGCTCAATTTGCTGCAAAATTCAGATGGTGATTTTTTGCAAAAAATTGCCGAAGAAATTTTGGCTCAATTTCCCGACAAGGTAAAAGAATACCAAAAAGGGAAAAAAGGCCTGATTGGCTTTTTTATGGGGGAATTGATGAAGCGCTCTAAAGGCAAAGCGGATCCGAAGGTGGCAACGGGAATTTTGGAGGGGATTCTGACGGGTACTGAAAAAAAATAA